One Scophthalmus maximus strain ysfricsl-2021 chromosome 7, ASM2237912v1, whole genome shotgun sequence genomic window, TTGCATGAAGAAAAGTGGTTGAgattcagtgtttttgaaaagggATTACTCTTGAATAATATAAAttctccattgttttttttctcaacaagTGGTGCGATTTGAGTTTGAAGTTACCCATCAGGTTATGATAGTTTGTATTTACAGGTTTTGGTAGGCGGAAAGATGGGAGTTGGTAATGCATGTGGAACATCAGTGGAAAAAGTatggcaaattttttttttcatattctcatAGTGTCTTTACCATCAGAGGAGTACTATTACCTGGAtatgaggttgttgttgttcttgggGTTGTTCCTAGCGCAAGTATCCCTTCCTTTTGTTCCGCCTATTACAAGGCAATACTTGTTTGAACATTACAAGGGCcaccaaaacacacattaatatcCAAGATGCAAACATGTGTAATTTTGAATTGGTTCCTCTTGGTTGTGCACTGTGCTGTTCAAACAAACATTGCCTCAATTCATCGTGTTCCAAACCACTGCTCTTCTCCcaaattacttttcattttcatctcaccTCCTGCACTTCCCATTTCAACCTGCTGTAGTTTTGGAACTTGACTAGTCCCTCCCATAATCTAGTATCAGTTATTGaatgaagttgttgtttttttgcccttcAAAAGTAATATAACCTCATAATAAGGatttcacacattaaaaaaaacagcccataATAACCCATCTGGCATTTTGGATATTACTTGCAGAACTGTCATGCTGTGAAGTTCATACTACATTTGAACTGAAGCCTCACTTGTTTCCAAGATCTTGGCAGCCACAGAAttgtaaatacatacaaatttaaaattataAGCTGCACCAAGAAACAGGTACAtgtagaaacacaaaaaaacctacTCTCCAACACTTCagttgtctttctgtctttttattttttttatttttttaccacctCTCCTTACATTTGATCCCTCTCTCCCAGACACCCTTCAGCACACGAACGAGAGCAAACACATAGCTGTGTACCACAAGGGCCGTTTCTACAAGGTGTGGATGTTTTACGACGGACGGCTGCTGTTGCCACGGGAGATAGAGCAGCAGATGGCGAGGATCTTGGCAGACAATTCGGAGCCCGGGCCAGGAGAGGAGCAACTGGCTGCACTTACTGCAGGGGAGAGGTGGGTGGCGTTACAGAGATGCGGTGGCCATATCATTTTacagcatgtaaaaaaaaaatctgtacatgaaacacatttgtcGCCGTGGTATTGCATGATCAGTGGGGTAAAGATTTATTTATGCACTGTTTGTGTGCTGAATGTATATAGTAATAGATTACAGTGACAGCCAGGACTGACTAAAGGTCAGCAATTTTGAGGCAGATGTCAATATTTGACAATTTCACGCAAATTGCCCCCAGATATGAACTGAGTTTCTAACACACTGCCTCGGTTGTGTCTGAAACGACTGTCAAATAACAGAAAAGATGTGCCTAATTCCTGCATGAGTATTTTTGTACCAACAGGATACCGTTTGCTGAGTTTTTGTCATCTTAAACATTGTGCAGGACCCCATGGGCAAACTCCCGTGAAACCTACTTCAGCAGTGGCAAGAACAAGCAGTCTCTGGACGCCATCGAGAAGGCGGCCTTCTTCGTAACCCTCGACGACTCCGAGCAGCGCTACGAGGCAGACAATCCAGTCAAGTCTCTCGACCGTTACGCCAAATCCCTGCTCCACGGGAAGTGCTATGACAGGTGGGGAAGATCAActtgatgaattttttttgttgccgaTTTTGGAAAGAGTGTGTGGCATAAATATAAACAAACTAAACttgttaattgtttgtttttattcaggtGGTTTGACAAATCCTTCAACCTGATTGTGTTCAAGAACGGCACCATGGGGCTGAACGCAGAGCATTCTTGGGCAGACGCTCCAATCATTGGTCATCTGTGGGAGGTACGACAAAACTTACTCAATCAGTTTCAATCTAGTAGTTTGGTGGCGCGGTGAGGTCGTGCCTGACTAAGCTTTATATCAGGAGAAGCATCATGTCGCAGGACtagattaatatttatatttttggccAGCAAGTTACCTTTTGTTGTCAGTAGGTGATATTGAGATGGATAGACATCTAACTCTTACTGGTGAGGTTAGAGTTTTTCTAGGCAGGGTTCAGTATATCATCacacttcacagacacacaggaacGCTTCGTGAAAAAGTCAAATCTGTGACCGACAACATCTGGAGCACAGGAAGTGTAAATCCATACAAAGATAACTAGTCAAACAGAAACACCCGGCTGGCTCCTCACTGTGAATCACCATCATCTAATACAACAAGGGCAAATGGGTTAAAGGATGATTCCGGAGAGCTCATGTAGAGATCAGTGAAGATCTATAGGGTGTGACACCATGAGCCCAGCAGCTGTATGAAAATGTACGATTTAGAAAATATGCTATGGGAAGAAACCACAcattggtagaaaaaaaaaactcatgtcAAACAACTTTTGAATATTTACAACTTCAGTGACAGAGAAAACtcgtaaaaaaaattcacatttaacctttttttttaaagtcttttaagacagaaaacagaaatctaTAAGTTTCCTGTCTATCATATTAATACTCGACTGTTCTGCAGCATGTGCTCTCCATGGACCCTATTAAGTTGGGATATACTGAGGAGGGTCACTGCTGTGGGGAGCCCCACCCCAACCTGCCTGGTCccctgaggctgcagtgggacATCCCTGCTGAGGTAAGACCTGCTGGAGCACCTGTCATACTGCAGGACTGCGCCTGGGATTTAGACTTCTTTCACAGGCCTTGGCTACCCCCTGCTGGTAGCTTGAAGTATGTGCACCAGTGTTTGAATTTGATTACTTGAATTGGATGTACAAGATTTATAGAGAAAAGTGGAATTAAAATGGGTTTGTTAAAGTTAGTAGTCCTATCAAATAGCCATAAGCTAAgagcttcttttattttaaataacaatattttggAAATGTTGTCAGTGATGCTCTGCCGTGTCTTCCAGTGCCAGGAAACCATCCAGAGCTGTCTGACGTTAGCCAAGAGTCTGGCAGACGATGTGGATTGTCACATTTTCCCCTTTGCCAACTTCGGCAAGGGTCTGATCAAGAAGTGCCGCACCAGTCCCGATGCCTTCATCCAGATCGCCCTGCAGCTGGCCCATTACAGGGTCAGTACTTTCACCTCAGTGGTTTTctcaaaatccttttttcaGCTTACTCTTGGCTCTTCTATGCATTTACTTATTTGCAATTTATTAGACTTTTAGATGCATTGATTATAAATGTAGATATATATTGGATATACCAACTATTGTCACCAGTTGGTTAATTtgtgcatattatttatttattattctttgcATAATATCTTGCAAAAGAGTACAGTTTTCAATTAATGTAAATGGTCTATTGTTTCAGATTATTAACATTTAAggataaaacattttgaagataAGTGCCAATGCTCTTAAATGCCAGCAGAGGGCGGTCACGACTTACCACTGAAGACTACTGGAATACTGACAGTGAAGGATTTGATCAAAACGTTGTTCAGCAGTTTGATGCAGTAATTTCCTGTTagtgttttcagtttatttgatAATATAAAATGCTGCTCGGGCACATGTAACATGAGCAGTAGTTTTACACCTCTGGCATTTAACCTCAGATAATTCATTTATGTAGCTGCGCTGGTCATTTTAGTTTAAGTGTGGAACAGCAGTGTAGTTGTAGATATATTTCATCACTCTCCTCTTAGTCAATCCACGTTTAGTGTAAAATGTTAGACTTCCTGTCTTTTTAATCCTGAGATATGTACTCTCTTGACAGGATAAAGGGAAGTTCTGCCTGACGTACGAAGCCTCAATGACGCGTCTTTTCCGTGAGGGACGGACAGAAACCGTGCGCTCCTGTACGTCGGAAACCTGTGCCTTCGTTCGCTCCATGATCAGAGATGAGACGGTAAAGCTTAAACAGCAGCGACACATCTCCCCTCCGGTTACAGAGCTTCTTTCAGTCATAGATAACTGTTAATCAGGCAAATGGTATCATGCTCTTCAATTGTTcaatttttctctccctttttttccctgtcctTTCAGAGAGAGGAGCGCCTTAACTTGCTCAAACTGGCAGCAGAGAAGCACCAAAACATGTACCGTCTGGCTATGACAGGAAAAGGCATCGATCGCCACCTCTTCTGCCTCTACGTGGTTTCCAAATACTTGGGAGAAGACTCACCTTTCCTCAAGGAGGTATGAACTTGTTGTTGCAAGTGGCTGTGAGATTCACAGAGTCACAGTGACTCTTGTGAATTGCCCCCCATCAATGTCATATTGTGAATCAGCACAGTCTGCCTGTTGTCCTATTACCTCCACTAAGGGGGGCAGTTTTAAATTAAGCCTTTTATTTACTAAAGGGAGATTATTGGAGAATTGCATTCGGTGTAAATATATCTTGTGCAggactttttaaatatgtgtttCCTTTATGTTTAGGTCCTGTCTGAGCCATGGAGACTGTCCACCAGTCAGACTCCTCTGCAGCAGGTCGACCTGTTTGACCTTGTCAGACACCCAGAATACGTGTCCTCCGGGGGTGGATTCGGTCCGGTGAGTTATCCCATCATTTTTGACAGtaactttaaaaatcaatttaatcaaacttaatttatttaataatcaCCAAACATTggatgttaaaagtgaattaaagacTGATTTAGAGACTAATGCCGaccaaaatatttcataattgaAAAGATAACAATACAAGAAGGTTGCTTAAGatagtaaaatacaaaaaaaaaactataaataaaagtactacacaaaataaatgatcgTAAAGATAGTAAAagttaaatagaataaaataaataagtaaatataaaCAACTAAACAATAAGATTATAAAACACTACTTTAGAAGCCTGACAAAATTGGtggatttttaatttacataaaaataaaacagacactTCTGTAGTTTTCCTGCAACTGAACAATACTAAATCATGCAAGTCACATCCTGTATGTATGAGTCGACCCCTCATAAGTATTTGTTTCATCATATCTAAGGGATGGCATGTAAAATTGTGTCCATCCACCTGTTTTTTACATCTCGAATGTGAAAATAAAGCATCTATATATGTACATTGTAGAGATTATTTACTGCTCACCgctgttttctttccccttgtTCCAAAGGTGGCTGATGATGGTTATGGCGTCTCCTACATCATTGTTGGAGAGAACCTCATCAACTTCCACATCTCCAGCAAACACTCGAGCCCAGAAACTGTAAGTTCACAACTTTTCCACTGAGTTTTAGATTATTCTAAAAGTCAATTATTCTGTATCGAAACTTTTGGGAATCTgctttcctcctgtttttttagGACTCGCACCGTTTTGGCAGCAACATCAAACAGGCCATGTTGGAAATCCTGGATCTCTTCCAGcttgacaagaaaacaaagtgattGCCCTCGTACGTTGGCTGAAAAACACAAGAcgctgttgttattattattatttttaatattgctCAAACTTGTACAGAATCAaatgttggattttgttttatttttaagctAAGTGACGTTACTCAAGCGGGGATGATTGAGAAGTATTTGGAAAATATTACTATCTATATTTGTGATGCGCTtatgtataatgtatgtatAGGCAGGGGGGAGATTCTGGTGGTAATGGGTGCAGATAGTGCACAGATCAAAGTTTTAATTTAGCGGCCAGTACATACCCATGCCTAATGTATGATTTAATATGATATGATTAATGTTGAAAAGGGCAGAAAGGGAGGAGAATATTTGAGCCGATCTAGCCTGAGATAAAGTCTGTATGACCACAGTTAATAGACATTTCAGCTGAAGGATTGTTCGATAGCATCATCCCatatttgaattacattttaaacttGAGAGATGGTGCAATATTATACTAGCTTTTGTCCCAATTTTTTGGAAAATCCTTTCAGAATTTTCAacgttttttagtttttttggtttcttctgTCTCCTTGATTGAATCACCCGAGTCATTTGTAACTGTCCAAAGCAGCGAACGTGGTGTAAAGCATATCGAATAGCATTTTGTGTGGTGTCCACCAGTTTCACTTGGCTCAACGTAAATACTGCTTTGGTGAGGCCGAGCAGTCGTACACGGCCATCTGGTGTGCGACGCCGGGCACGAGGACAGAAGACCGAGAGCCGTTCGTACCGTCTAAACCGATGGATCCCTTTTTGCCCTCCCGACTCAAGTGCACAGCTGGGGTGTTTGCT contains:
- the cpt1ab gene encoding carnitine O-palmitoyltransferase 1, liver isoform isoform X1, encoding MAEAHQAVAFQFTVTPDGIDLQLCHEALRQIYLSGLHSWKKRFIRFKNGVMTGVYPGSPGGFMVVVVSYMSYNKYQQLDPSLGLIAKLGQHIPISRYMSTDSQRIVGGVLVGTGLWVTIIMIMRNVLKSLLSWHGWMNARHGSVSWSTRLWMVLVKVFSGRKPMLYSFQNSLPRLPVPSVKDTCSRYLESVRPLMDDVQFERMTGLTNDFEKNLGPRLQWYLKLKSWWTSNYVSDWWEEYIYLRGRGPIMVNSNYYAMDFLYVFPTSIQAARAGNAIHAIMLYRRKLDRAQVKPIYLLANKVPLCSAQWERMFNTTRVPGLETDTLQHTNESKHIAVYHKGRFYKVWMFYDGRLLLPREIEQQMARILADNSEPGPGEEQLAALTAGERTPWANSRETYFSSGKNKQSLDAIEKAAFFVTLDDSEQRYEADNPVKSLDRYAKSLLHGKCYDRWFDKSFNLIVFKNGTMGLNAEHSWADAPIIGHLWEHVLSMDPIKLGYTEEGHCCGEPHPNLPGPLRLQWDIPAECQETIQSCLTLAKSLADDVDCHIFPFANFGKGLIKKCRTSPDAFIQIALQLAHYRDKGKFCLTYEASMTRLFREGRTETVRSCTSETCAFVRSMIRDETREERLNLLKLAAEKHQNMYRLAMTGKGIDRHLFCLYVVSKYLGEDSPFLKEVLSEPWRLSTSQTPLQQVDLFDLVRHPEYVSSGGGFGPVADDGYGVSYIIVGENLINFHISSKHSSPETDSHRFGSNIKQAMLEILDLFQLDKKTK
- the cpt1ab gene encoding carnitine O-palmitoyltransferase 1, liver isoform isoform X2, producing MAEAHQAVAFQFTVTPDGIDLQLCHEALRQIYLSGLHSWKKRFIRFKNGVMTGVYPGSPGGFMVVVVSYMSYNKYQQLDPSLGLIAKLGQHIPISRYMSTDSQRIVGGVLVGTGLWVTIIMIMRNVLKSLLSWHGWMNARHGSVSWSTRLWMVLVKVFSGRKPMLYSFQNSLPRLPVPSVKDTCSRYLESVRPLMDDVQFERMTGLTNDFEKNLGPRLQWYLKLKSWWTSNYVSDWWEEYIYLRGRGPIMVNSNYYAMDFLYVFPTSIQAARAGNAIHAIMLYRRKLDRAQVKPLMLLHTIPMCSAQYERMFNTSRVPGVDTDTLQHTNESKHIAVYHKGRFYKVWMFYDGRLLLPREIEQQMARILADNSEPGPGEEQLAALTAGERTPWANSRETYFSSGKNKQSLDAIEKAAFFVTLDDSEQRYEADNPVKSLDRYAKSLLHGKCYDRWFDKSFNLIVFKNGTMGLNAEHSWADAPIIGHLWEHVLSMDPIKLGYTEEGHCCGEPHPNLPGPLRLQWDIPAECQETIQSCLTLAKSLADDVDCHIFPFANFGKGLIKKCRTSPDAFIQIALQLAHYRDKGKFCLTYEASMTRLFREGRTETVRSCTSETCAFVRSMIRDETREERLNLLKLAAEKHQNMYRLAMTGKGIDRHLFCLYVVSKYLGEDSPFLKEVLSEPWRLSTSQTPLQQVDLFDLVRHPEYVSSGGGFGPVADDGYGVSYIIVGENLINFHISSKHSSPETDSHRFGSNIKQAMLEILDLFQLDKKTK